A genomic stretch from Lathyrus oleraceus cultivar Zhongwan6 chromosome 2, CAAS_Psat_ZW6_1.0, whole genome shotgun sequence includes:
- the LOC127122123 gene encoding ATP synthase subunit alpha, chloroplastic-like: MVISRADEISQIIRKRVKQYNTKVKIVNTGIVLQVGDDIARIYGLDEGSSVKETGRIAQILVSEGCLGRVVNALVKPIDGRGEISTSESRLIESPAPGIISRRSLYESLQTGLIVTDFMIPIGR; encoded by the exons ATGGTAATCAGTCGTGCAGATGAAATTAGTCAAATTATCCGTAAACGTGTTAAGCAATATAATACCAAAGTAAAAATTGTAAATACAGGTATCGTACTTCAAGTAGGCGATGACATTGCTCGTATTTATGGTCTTGATGAA GGAAGTTCCGTAAAAGAAACAGGAAGAATTGCTCAAATACTAGTAAGCGAGGGTTGTTTGGGTCGTGTTGTAAATGCCTTAGTTAAACCTATTGACGGCCGAGGAGAAATTTCAACTTCGGAATCTCGGTTAATTGAATCTCCCGCTCCCGGTATTATTTCCAGACGTTCTCTGTATGAGTCTCTTCAAACAGGACTTATTGTTACTGATTTTATGATCCCTATAGGGCgttga